The Epinephelus fuscoguttatus linkage group LG19, E.fuscoguttatus.final_Chr_v1 genome contains the following window.
CAGATAACAAACCCACACAATAACTTTCCTGTCATATCCctgttaacttcttttttggGGGCATTATTTCAGACTTCTACTGTCCCCACAGCTTTAAAAAATAAGGAGGTTATCATTACAACTAGATTGTTGTGCAAAACCTGCAGCACTGCGGACTGGAAAAACTGCAGTAAAACACATATTTGATCTGTTAATGGAAAACAGATTTTGATGATTTGTGATGACAGTTTTGGTCACTACATTATTTGTAAACTGCAATACTGCTATATTTCTCTGCACaaatagacaactgtatgattAAATTATGACCCAGAAAGCAGCAAGAAAATTAACATGTAATGAAATATAAATGATGTGGTGGCCCTCTAAAAGAATGCAACATACATCACTTTATCTTTGATAAAACATTAAGGAGTAAGGGTGTTAATGCAGCCCAAGACTTGCAGTGGTGGATTTTAACTGTGTACATccagtactgtacttaagtacagttttgaggtactaCTTAAGCATCTTTAATTTTCTGCTTTTATTCCATTACATCTCAGAGGCAAGTATACTTTTTCCCTCACTATCTGACAAcattagttactagttactttggACTCCTCTAATGTTGAgattattataaaatataaattatgATGTTACATCATAAGCTAAATAAGATATTAAGATGCAGTATATAATTATATTCTACTAAcataatataggcctatattattctgaaatgggcagCTCTACTTAATGAGAACTTACATTTTCTGGTAATTTTAGTATATTTTCGTGCTAATAGCCTGTTTATTAACTATAAAGGTACTTAACTAAGTTTTTGAGTGCAACATTTTTACTTGCAACAGAGAAGGCTGTTTCTGTACAGTGGAATTGCTGCTTTACTAAAGTAACCTAAAAGATCTGAGGCTACCTCTTTCACCTTGTAAGGACTGGTTTTGGGCTACTTGGAAGTTGTATCGTGGAGTGAAAGTGTGTGCTACAAATATGCAAATAAAATTAGGCTACTTTAAAGTTGGGATTTCATAATAACAGCCCTTCTGACGTCACGACTGTTTCCTCCCCTAGCCTCCCTACTTTCCTCCCCCTCCTGTTTGAGGAGAGACAGCCTGTTTTCCGAAGGAGAGAAACTGTCCCGGAGCCTCCAGACTGGGATTGTCCGAGTGAGAACATGCGGGCAGCGGGGCACCAGCTGGCCGCTGTGCTGGCTCTGTTTGCCGCAGTGTTCGGGTCGCGGGCGGAGGTGATCGATGACATCTTGAACAGCCTCTCCAGGGGAGCATCCTTCCTGGAGCGGCAACATGAGCACATCAACCTGGATGGGGTGGTCGGCTTCCTTATGCTGCAAGGTACGTCAACACGCCCTGTGgtaaaaaagctgcaggaaacatctggaaaatatctgtgtttttgtttatttggccCAAGTGGGTCGCTTTTTTAGGCAAATGCGCTATAGGCACTACTACTAATAAGTAAACTATTCTGTGGTGAAATGGTACTACACTGCTCGATATAGGGGACATTTTAGGGGAATCATAGCCTATTGTTTAAAAGTTGAAGACTGTCAAACCTAACAGACACACTTTTGTCCCTAATTTGAGTTATTAAGCTGTAGAGGGATATAAAGTGCTTTTACAGCAAAGACAATACATTGACATTTTAAACAATTCAATACCTTTTCTTCTAAAAACACtaaattgtgttttattataagcattttgttatatttttgcattttgtttaatTAATGATGAACATTTGCCAACCAGTAAATACATCTACATTACAGCAGAATTTAGTTGTAATAATGCTACAGCTTAGTTTCTTAAATGAGAACACACCACATTATAATAATGtgttatctatctatctatctatctatctatctatctatctgtctgtctatctttcTATCTAATATCATTGAGTTACTATTCCCATAAAGTCAACAGGTTCAAAGTTCAAGCCTGGTGGTGACCGAGATTTTGTAACTCTGGGGGTCAGATGAGCAATCTCTCAAAACAGTTTAGTGTTTAAATGTCATCTCAACACCTGCTTATTTCAAAGGCATTTCATTAattctttattctgtttttttgctgtttttttaattgaaatatCTGTCATTGAACTTTGTGACCTCGTGTAAGAAGTGctatatttatttacagttgtGCTAGCAGCTTTGTGAAGCTGTACTAAGGTTCAGTGGTGGTTGAAGTAAAAGCTAACATtagaatgctaacatgctcacaatgacagtgctaacatgctgatgtttagcctTTACAGTCTTTatcaaagttattacaattcatcctaaggggaacatgaatgtgtgaACCACATTTCATCATGACCCATTCAATAGTTGTTGAggtatttcacaaaaaaatataaatgtgaatctcatggtggcactagaggaaaacccagaggatcaccaaagtcagcagGGTTCATCCCCCTGAGAGCATAAATGTGTGTAATAAATTTCAGCCAAATAGCATGGAAATACGCCCAGTAGATTTTGAGATATGTTGAGGCCTTGAAGTGTTGAACAAAGCGAAGAGTGAACTGATGTGGTTGCCAGTGGGCAATGGAGCTGCCCAAAAATCAATATTAATTCAGTGCTGTTATTTCAACGTTGCCAAAGCAaagaattaataataataataactttatttatatagcacctttaaaaacaaaagtttacaaagtgctttgacaaacaaagcaaatgcaGGATATCTATAGCAACAGAGAGTCAAAACAGTGAGGGCAAACAGCTAAAATTGAGTTaagcaaaacacagacagaatgaTAAGACAGAATGTTAAAAGAGATAAGAACAATAAAGGCAACAATAAATATTTCTAAATACTAGAAACAAACGAATAGAAGGATAAAAAGACAACATTGCACAATGACAACAGAATAACAAAgaataaacaattaaaaggaatagaataaaataaattaaaagaataaacaaaaagaataaataaaaagatgacaTCACATAAAGGCAAGTCTataaaaatgggttttaagaagagatttaaaagatgTTACTGATTCTGCAAGCATcatctcctcaggcaggtcgTTCCAAAGTCGAGGGGCCCTGATGGAAAAGGCGCGGTCGCCTTTAGATTTAAGTCTCGACTTTGGAATGGCCAGGAGGGCCCTGCCCGAGGATCTAAGGCTGTGTACTGGCTCATATGGGGTCAGCGTTTCTGCTATGTAACTTGGGGACAGACCCAGACGGGCTTTAAAagtgatcagtaaaatcttaaaatcaattctaaaacgcACAGGGAGCCAATGGAGGGAAGCCAGGATTGGGGTGATGTGATACCATCTGTTAAAACCAGTAAGAAGCCTAGCTGCTGCgttctggaccagttggaagtGGGAGAGTGATTTATGGTTTATGCCAGAGAGGAGTGAGTTACAGTAATCGAGTCTGGAGAAGATGAATGcgtggattattattattattttttttttaagtcagaaTGTGGGAGCATGGGTTTGATTTTGGAGATAGTTCTTAACTGATGGAAGCAGGACTGGACAACTTTATTGATATGAGGTTGGAAGTTGAGGTCTGGATCGAATATTACTCCTAAGTTTCTAACTGCGGATTTGATGTTAACGGACAGGGGACCAAGGCTATTTTCAATGGGACTGGTGGAGTTTAGGGGAGTGAACAGTATGATTTCGGATTTGGAGTTATTGAGTTGAAGAAAGTTTTGGGCCATCCAACAGTTGATATCGTTGAGACAGTCTAACACAGCAGCTAGGCTTCTTGGGTCATCCAGTCTCAGCAGGAGGTATACCTGTGCGTCGTCCGCATAGcaatggaaagacacattgTGGTGGCGGATGATCTGACCGAGTGGAAGcatataaatagaaaataaaattggacctaaaattgaacCTTGCGGTACACCACAGGTAATCTGAGTTTTCGAGGATGTGTAATTACCTATGGTGACTGCAAAAGTTCTATCTAAAAGGTGGGAATAAAACCACCTAAGTGCAGTGCAATTATCAACACTTATTCAATATTATTTAGCGTTgaacaataaaaatgataattttGATGGTATTTCAATATTGAGTGAGTGACCTTGCCGCCTGGGATTAAACTTTCTGTTTAAGGCAGAAATACCTAATTATACCTTTCTTAAGTATATCTTAACCAGATGTTTAAATACAGGTATAAACTCCTCAAACTCCTCCTGCTCACCCATAAAGCCCTCCATAACCAGGCCCCCTCTTACCTCACAGACCTGCTCCACCCTTACACCCCTTCCTGCAGCCTCCGCTCTTCCAATGCCAATCTTCTCACCGTCCCCAagaccaagcacagaacctggggggacagagccttctccgtTGCTGCCCCCAACTGACCTCCCATCATTCAAATCACTActcaaaactcacctgttctgttctgcttttaatgtttagctacttttttattcatttatttatttatttgtttttcactccCATTGCTATTCCTCTTTGTCTTCGATGTCTTTTGCTGTAAATtgttttttgatgtgtttttaacctatTCTGTAAAGTGACTTTGAGAACTTTGgaaagcgctttataaataaaatttattattattattattattattataagtcaAATATACTTAGACTTTTTGTATACTTGTTGGTATAAGCCATGTACTCTTGGTAAGTCCATAAACTACATAAAAAGCAAACTGAAAGCATACTCTTTCATTATTAGTTAATAAAGTATACTGATAGCACACTtgaataaagttgttttttgtaAGGGAATCCATCCAATATTTGTTGagatttttcaacctggactggCAGACAGAGCGACACCCATACAGCAAAGCAGCTTGCATAGTTAAAACACACAGGACATGACCTCAGTGAGCGTGTTTGcatgcacactaataaactGATCATTGTCTGATTTCTGGAGTTACCTGATTATTCAAGTGGTCATGTGAACAGCATAATCCGATAGGCtttatcagataaaagccaTTATCTGATGATGAGaaatcacataaacacacctAGCTTTTCCCCCAATAGTCAGATTATTTGGTGCATGTATACCCTTTAATCTGGTTTCTTTCAGGTTTTGCTATTTTATACTCCCACTCCcacattttagagggaaatattgtactttctactccactacgttaatctgacagcttttgtttcctttcagataaagattttacataaaataatatatttttatattctcagtgtttaaattgtcacttttattttatctcacTTATATGTTATGCACTTTGTGTGAGAAGTTTATATACAATACACTTGTATATTGCactttgcagtacttttactccgaatctacccaaagtatgtaaaattggctctacattgataaactacacattagcatgctctcacatgtatttgttaatgataaaaacaaacagtactgtaagaatataagctgtcagcatgatgagcgctttattttgcaaatatatgacTTGCGTACTTTTTGAGGTTTTTCAAGGATATGAGTACCTATTGTAACAGGAAGTTTGAGTTTTATGTCATGTACTTGAGGAGAAATCCAACTGAAGGACTGAATCATGTAAACCAGGTTTTTCTGATTATCAGATTATTGAAGTGCACGTAAACACGTCAAATCGGATTATTACCATTATCTGATTATTCCCAGTTATCTGATTATTGTGCGCATGTAATCGTGCTCAGTGTTAAGTTTTAATAAATTGCTTGCGATTTCCATTTGCATACAGCCGTTCTCATACAAACAGACACTATTTTTGCAAAGAATGCATTTTCTCTTTGACCCACTGATCCTGAttctgctgttttgtgtttcagctgAGCTGAAGGAGGCAGTTCGGACGTGGCCTCACAGTGACCCGATCAGCTGGGCTCAGAGAACCCGCGCAGTCGCTCTGGTCAGACGTCTTGATCAGAGCTTCAACAAGGCCATTGCCGCCCTGCAGCAGAATGACCCCAAATACTACAGAGGTGAGAAAGACTTCATTTTCCAGAAATCCTGTGGTGTTTGATCAAATGTAACCAGACAAGCGCACAAACCCTTTGGTCAATGAAAGACCTGCAGTTATAACTTAAAACAGGTAAAACCCACTGTCACGCATGAAAAACTGCCAGCTCAGGAGGCCTCTGttgttaataaaataaaatgttaataaatgtgAATGAGCTTTACtaagtaataataatgttgaACTAgaaaatttataaaaaaaaaaaaaaaaaaagactgcttgTCTGACACTTGGTGTGCATTTCAATGCGAATACTACCAGTATTAAGTAAGCTGTATCTTTCAGGTTCATGAGACACATGTTACCTGTGTGTCAGTCAGAAAGAGAAAATACAACGGTTGAGCAAAGGCCACTGTCACAATagctatatacagtacatgataacattatttcagtcaggaacacttttgtCTAAGATAATCTAtgtccatttgcagtattatatttggccggatggctctgttctggggcctctatgcctttccttgggcctaCACTAAAGGcgtaaggtggagagagcacacctctctacCATTCCACGTCcttacatggaaagcctaaagcAGAGAGCGCaaaccttcctgcccttccagccagcatcaatgacaaacagaaatgacattgataagtcagacacaacatgaaaaggaggagctggagtggaggccggttgcaaagcagcttgcagaggaagcagcaacagtagacaggtcgcagtttaaatagggcaccctgaatgagatttgccaattggttacATAGGAAGGAAttatgtgatctatcagctgactcccttccatcaattaGCTGCTCCATCAGTAGCAGATGTAGCAGAGATGTGAGAcaagcttgacattgtgtcctgcctgacctaacgctatgctcaattagtaacacctgtgtaGAACTACCTTAAAGCTGCTGTTTGACATGTCCTGCAAGGAGAGAATAAAACAGCCACATTAAAAATGGCTCTGAGAGGAGCCTCTGAAGCTGAGGACAGACAGCCAACGTAACTGTCTGATATTAATGTTTATCAGGAGCTCACTGAGATCAATGTCTTTTTCACAGCATCTCTTTTAATGCACAGACAAAAGATGCAATCATGGAAATCCAAATGATTCCATCCAAAATATAAATTTCCCCCCTTTGGGTATTaatgaggacagaggagggtCACACTCAACGACAAGAGGTCACTTTATGCAAGAAGacaaaacattaatttcagTTAGACTGTAAATGATCATTAATACATAGTTTATGATGGTTAAGAACAGGCTTATACCTCAGAGAGAATCCCCTCCTGTGTGTCATGCAGAGTTTGAGCCCCTGCTGTCGTGGAGTTTCTGGTTGATTCCTCAGGAGTGGAGCTCCACAGATTCCAGCCTGGTGTATCCCTCTACCATGACCACCGAGTGTTATGATGAGCAGCTCAGCGACAAATGTCTGACCCTGCTGCTGGGAACCTGGTACgaacacattttaacaaacaCCTGACATAGCACGACTTTATTTCACCACAAGCAATCTCAAGGAGACTGAGGTTCACAACCCGTCTGCCAAACACAGCCAGAGCCTGTGTCTTTTGATTACAACTACAGTCTTTTACTGACCTTAACCAGATGTAAATCATGGATCAGAAAATAGTTTACAGTATTCATTTGACTTACTAAAGTATCTCTAAACAGTGTCCACTGTCCAGCTGCTAAAAATGTGGACAAGAGGAACTCTGAGAAAATATAAATGTTGATTCTTGGTAGCTCTCAGTTATTAATGTGCCCTTGGACAGCACAGAAAATCTATACCAGGGGTGGCCAAAACTACGTCCCAGGGCCAACTGCGGCCATTTTTAAATGGCCTGaggcaatttttaaaaaatagatctCAACATGGCTTGTGCATACTTGTAATAAATTGCACTTTATGTACATTTCACGGCTTAGTTAAAACACGATGGCCAACATCTTTAATAACTAGGTTATTACAAGCAAACCCGGCTATTGCACTTATTCATTTGAACACTGGATTGTTCTATTTTACCTACAATGATTTATTACTAGTCAAAAAACATTTACCTCAGTAAACAATGCGGCGTACCAGTAAagatgactgactgactgatgtattttatttcagtcatttcaATCATTGCACATTACAATCTTTGCATATTATCTTTGCATTATAGTACACATCAGACTtatactcttttttttatttttatttttttaaataaatagacTACTGTAGATTGAAAAGGAAAAGGCTGAAGCTGTACAGCTTTTTTGTGCCTtcccttaaagggccagtgtgtaatatttagcatggtttattgtcaaatctgaatctgaatctgaatctgaatattctacccattaatatgtttatgtgTATAATTGCTAcgaaataaaattcgtttggtttttgtagccttaaaattatgcttttatatatatatatatatatatatatatgtatatagcaagggccttgctttagagaggtcgctatctcgcgccgccatgtatgtacggcagcctgagcggacaatccagccagccagagaacgcgtttcgagtgtataaataaaccaatgaagaaagcggaaggaaggaagaaggaggaggaaacagcagagagtgttagtagttcgttgatagagagtagtgaaaagtttttttagttataaagtttgcgaatggaccacacttagcacgcaacaggagagaatgaacccgaaccgttatctgcaaggaaaagaagacgcaacttcactccttgtgatgcgctctctgcagcgcttttcctcctgatgatatatctccccaacgatgggagcaccgaatcccattctgtgcagcaaaatgggagcagaggattcagcctctcttctcgcccgctcagcatccaacacatggagttcctcatctgtatactccggctcaaacaggtatggctctggaattgtgtccgctacaagacactcttcaaaatcgcattcaaagtcgtccattgcagctactatagtccggagatattgctaggctaaataaacagctgagttttgtttacaggttacgtctgtgcctgctcaccggtgtatcccagCGGATCACAGTGCAGGACGTACTGAAAATTTTCATCTTATGTCAATAACAGACAATAGGATAGCAGTAACTTTACTCCTATGTACCCTGCTGATTGGATtcaaaccaccgtttattactgaacagtacaggttactgttggccataactacgccaaaacaaccaacaaacaacaaacaacaatttaGCTGTatctccaactgtgcactcctgctctctcctccagctcgctcatacacacaccagcaagtgcactcacacagctctcatccccgtcacactcgcaccccgcctccctacctatactcattcaatcgcaaacatgccattaactcacagaacactgacattataacagaacatttactgcagggtcgctacaatattgTAGTgtaagctgtcagtcagtgtgcgggctggagattggtggagcagagaggggagggctgcCCTGCTCGGTACtataagtgagtatgtgtgtatgaagtgtgtgtgctaCGTtggaagagtcagagtttgggacggagtctgtTACGtcctaccccctggagtgttaccggagtttttggagtgctcaaataaacgggccttttccCCAagcgctactctggtctcctgctcgtgagtgattcattacaatatcgtaacatggtttagatttctaaataaatattcacctcctcactagatagacctactcctgaaaaacttgtgtctgcgcaaggctttttgtccctacgaggccaccgtcatttacccgacgggaggagtgagcgagtgagccctgcaatgtagaatttgaccactggtgtcactgttttcaatggttttcaacccattttacataCTGGCCCTTTAATCCGTCCCATCAATAAATGATTGCAAGAATGGTAACACCAAcaaggagaaaaaacaacagaaaaaaacaaacaaacaaaaaaaacggaaATGTATCCATCAAGAAAACGAATAGTCAATAATTaacaaatgaaacatagataAGAGTCACAATACACATTATGTATCCGATCGTGCACCAATTTTACTATACTTTTCAAGTAGAATATATTTAAACTTCTTTATAGACTGAAAGATATTCttacttttttttcagtttgtccTGTAAACTATTCCATAACTTCACCCCAATGACGGAAATACACATACTTTTAAGTGTTGTACGAACTTTAGATTGTCGGAAAATAAATTCACGTCTTAAATCATATTGCCTATCTCTGCcaacaattattttttgtagtttACTAGGGAGTAAATAATTTCTTGCCTTATATACTACCTGTGCTGTTTTAAGATCCACTATGTCAGGGAACTTTAATAGTCTtaatttagaaaacagtatATTGGTGTGATGGTTGAACCTTACGTTATTTACAATTCTTATTGCCTTTTTCTGCATAGTAATAATAGGTTGTAGGTTGCTTTTGTATGTGTTTCCCCACATCTCAGCACAATATGTCAGGTATGGTAAAATgagggtacagtacagtgtGTGCAATGTTTTGTGGTTTAATATGTGTCTGATCTTACCTAAAATGCCAGTACTCCTTGCCATCTTCAACCTGACATGGTCTATATGGGTTTTCCAATTAAGTTTGTGATCTATTTTCACTCCCAGAAAAGTATAATCATAAACTCTTTCAAGGCTAAAGCTGCTACTACTTACTCCTACCTGTATGTTAGGGTGAACTGGTCTGtttccaaataaaataaactttgatttATTAACATTCAGAGAAGGTTTGTTGTTATCAAACCACAGTTACAGTTTCCCTAGTTCAGTTGTGACATCCCCCAATAGCTGTTGTAAATGCTCGCCAGAACAGAACATATTAGTGTCATcagcaaaaatgacaaatttaaGAATATTACAGACATTAATTATATCGTTTATGTATAATATAAATAGTTTTGGACCAAGTATTGATCCCTGTGGGACGCCACAAGTGATATCTAAGCATGCCGACCTATACTCACCCAACTGCACAAACTGTTGTCTATTTTCAATATAGCTTTATACCCAACTAAGCCCCACCCCCCAATACCATACCGTTCCAACTTTTATAATATAATTTCGTGATTTATTGTATCAAATGCTTTCTTTAGATCTATGAACACTCCTACTGAGTACAGTTTATTGTCCAATGAGTTTGTTAATTCTTCTACCACTTCCATCAGTGCCAGTGAAGTGGATCTGTTGCTTCTAAAGCCATATTGGCTATATGTTAATAAATTGTTTATCTATGAAACTGTCCAACCTTGCAATAAATAATTTTTCTAGGATGGAAGATAGAGGAATAGTTTTTGTAGTATGTTAGCACACCAATAAACCACTGCAATGTCAAACATTAAACTGTTTAGTAGTGTTGCCTAGTAATTTGAAGGGAAAAGGAATTTTCTAGGGCAACTGGGCTTTTTTGGTCTAGAAACAGATTATTTTGCCATGTAACTGGTTGAAAACTATGCATTTACTATTGATTggtctatacagtcagcacagtttcaagataggcacccaagattagtgtcaccaattcaggacctttgaccttttggatataaaatgtcatcacttcatcattttatcttattagacatttgtgtgaaactttgtcATAACTAGCGTATGAATTGAGTTACGACCAgaagcatgttttgtgaggtcatagtgacATCTGACCACCAACCttgaatcagttcatcactgggTCAgtgtggatatttgtgccaaatttgaggaaattctctcaaggccttattgagatatcacattcacgagaatgagatgtgAGGGCACAGTGACCTTCAGacaccaaaatttaatcagttcattgttgaacctaaatggacatttgtgccaaattagaagAAATTCTGTATcattgtttttgagatattgcattcattaagaggttacagtgaccttgacctttgaccactaaaaccTTAGCACTTCTCtgaatccaagtggatgttttgacaaattttaagaaattcacTCAAGGCGAAGCATTACAAAAACAGTATTTCAAGTACTGTATGTTATGATTTACACTTAATATTCTCTGAAAAGCACATGAGGAGTTGTGTTTTAGTCCTCGACAAactgatgtgtgtctgtctgatcAGGAAAATGAACGGGACGCCCTGCATCGTCACCAAACCATGTCGGGACACCATGACCCGCTTTGGCTGTCCACACTACTCTCTGTCCCACCAGCTGCTCTACTTCATGATTGGAAAAATGGTGAGATGTTTAACTGATTCACCCCAAAATTATTCAATCACTGAAAAGGATTTGTAACCACAGCTTTAGGAAAACATATATAAGATAATTTTTTGGCTAGAcaaatgatgatgtcatggatGTTAAAATATTCAGTGAGAGAAACTTTTCTTGCAGGTGGTTAAAAACTTTAAGAACAAGCTGGTATTAATATTGACTAATGCTGTGATGCTTTAGATTCTGTTTGAGTGAAAATATATCTATCTATGCATTTCGATTTTTTGCTCACTGGAAAAATGAAACTGCTACAATCCAGCTTCTAAGCCACAACAGAGTTAAAAGGGTCAAagtatttgtttaaatattagATAGAGattcactttttcatttttttttttttttgccgagAGCCAGCCTAATGCCTATGGCACCAGAGCTAGGAGGCGATTAGAtaagcttagcataaagactggaagcaacTAACCTACCAACACTTCCAAAGCTCACTGATTAAAGGTACCCTGTAAAGTTTTTTTGTAAACTGTTAAAGGCgccgtatgtaagaatgtggccaaaacggttactgcactcaaattcaaaatactgctgcgagtcATGTCCGCCACCCCTctcctacagattcgaggttgctggacagcggcacgctggagactgatttgccctgccacgggcggctgccgtggcagggctgcgtcgccgtgtccttgatctttggttttccagtggaccgttcgagcatgtccagcttctctgctgctaacgctgctgccgggatgcagctgaggagaagccggcTGCTCATGctcttatacagtctatgctcatgctatgtactgggacactgctaatgctgcttgccgtgctgctgtagctcagtcgtaactgtaactgatgctgagactctactgactgcatgactggtagacggcggtgggtagtgcaacaggccaaaatacaaattcaaaacataaacatgatttgcggaacgcagaatctttttttaaatgcgaatattctggctgtactattgttgtcggtgagatcagtatgttatatgaacattatt
Protein-coding sequences here:
- the lg19h16orf89 gene encoding UPF0764 protein C16orf89 homolog; translation: MRAAGHQLAAVLALFAAVFGSRAEVIDDILNSLSRGASFLERQHEHINLDGVVGFLMLQAELKEAVRTWPHSDPISWAQRTRAVALVRRLDQSFNKAIAALQQNDPKYYREFEPLLSWSFWLIPQEWSSTDSSLVYPSTMTTECYDEQLSDKCLTLLLGTWKMNGTPCIVTKPCRDTMTRFGCPHYSLSHQLLYFMIGKMRGCTNLLKGDTRATRANMTERSYEKIFCSNMMKTNQDIIRDGLTEQTVDIFIENILICGLAGFSDFYNADWLQHILRLQDEEVGCFGRDKSIISQIIGDELLEQLQPHRRVKRREKILPDGCSSHMTAVAVGALGGYLNYYLTEQDITKRPLS